A window of the Malaclemys terrapin pileata isolate rMalTer1 chromosome 6, rMalTer1.hap1, whole genome shotgun sequence genome harbors these coding sequences:
- the CHRNB3 gene encoding neuronal acetylcholine receptor subunit beta-3 isoform X2, with protein sequence MLLLLDLTLVPLILCVSNSAVAGLSLVAENEDALLRHLFHGYQKWVRPVENSNDTIKVLFGLKISQLVDVDEKNQLMTTNVWLKQEWTDHKLCWNPEDYGGITAIRVPSESLWLPDIVLFEK encoded by the exons atgctgctgctgctagatCTTACTCTGGTACCCCTCATTCTTTGTGTTAGCAACTCGG ctgttGCTGGGCTCAGTTTGGTTGCTGAAAACGAAGATGCCCTCCTCAGACACTTATTTCATGGGTACCAGAAATGGGTCCGACCTGTTGAAAACTCCAATGATACAATAAAAGTCCTTTTTGGCTTAAAGATATCTCAGCTTGTGGATGTG GATGAAAAGAATCAGCTGATGACCACAAATGTGTGGCTGAAACAG GAATGGACTGACCATAAATTGTGCTGGAATCCTGAGGACTATGGTGGGATCACGGCGATCCGGGTTCCGTCAGAGTCGCTGTGGCTGCcggacattgttttgtttgaaaa